The following proteins are encoded in a genomic region of Deinococcus arcticus:
- a CDS encoding GNAT family N-acetyltransferase has translation MTLTDMHVKLRQAQPEDFPTILDLLGRCGLHTSSVTPQGSTYWIADLNGEPGGCIGLEHGEGVSLIRSTAVLPGARAQGLGRALVRSALTQATLRGDRRVYLFSEEAGDYWRRFGFRPVTADEISAALPGAPQVQSGLTRGWIHDEQAWRLDVQAGAGEEGA, from the coding sequence ATGACCCTGACCGATATGCACGTCAAACTGCGCCAGGCGCAGCCTGAAGATTTTCCCACCATTCTCGATCTGCTGGGCCGCTGCGGCCTGCACACCTCCAGCGTGACCCCGCAGGGCAGCACCTACTGGATTGCCGACCTGAACGGCGAACCCGGCGGCTGCATTGGCCTGGAACACGGCGAGGGGGTGTCGCTGATCCGGTCCACCGCCGTGCTGCCTGGGGCCCGCGCGCAGGGACTGGGCCGCGCGCTGGTGCGCAGTGCCCTGACACAGGCCACCCTGCGCGGTGATCGCCGCGTGTACCTGTTCAGCGAGGAAGCGGGGGACTACTGGCGCCGCTTTGGCTTCAGACCGGTCACGGCCGATGAAATCAGCGCGGCGCTGCCCGGGGCCCCGCAGGTGCAAAGCGGCCTGACCCGGGGCTGGATTCATGACGAACAGGCGTGGCGGCTGGACGTCCAGGCCGGCGCAGGAGAGGAGGGCGCGTGA
- a CDS encoding GNAT family N-acetyltransferase, translating to MTVRPVNPEDIGTFHGLMMAAGMDPRSSWSRTTPADLERSLFLPGAGGFLAVGAGGEALGCVGYRPDGEATLTLNKLATRPGARGQGVGRLLVREVEHVARMGGYERILLAVSQYNLDVLPFYRRLGYVRCDEPYAHAHPASPPPVVLVKEVRGEQTP from the coding sequence GTGACCGTACGCCCCGTCAACCCCGAGGACATCGGCACCTTTCACGGCCTGATGATGGCTGCCGGCATGGACCCCCGCAGCAGCTGGAGCCGCACGACCCCGGCCGACCTGGAACGGTCACTGTTCTTGCCCGGTGCGGGCGGATTTCTGGCCGTGGGGGCTGGGGGAGAGGCCCTGGGCTGCGTGGGCTACCGCCCGGACGGCGAGGCGACCCTGACCCTGAACAAGCTGGCTACCCGCCCGGGGGCCCGGGGGCAGGGTGTGGGCCGCTTGCTCGTGCGCGAGGTGGAGCATGTGGCGCGGATGGGTGGGTATGAACGAATTTTGCTGGCCGTCAGCCAGTACAACCTGGACGTGCTGCCGTTTTACAGGCGACTGGGCTACGTGCGCTGCGATGAGCCGTATGCCCACGCCCACCCCGCCAGCCCGCCGCCCGTGGTGCTGGTGAAAGAGGTGCGCGGGGAGCAGACACCATGA
- a CDS encoding SMI1/KNR4 family protein, translating to MSRRKDVWRLLRTELEAVAALRGCEPHQRLKGAGSFLQVEPRLSEQALSQMQEEIGVELPDSYAQFLTEFGNGFSSSGYFISGVLSLQEATRSICWDMRTDFPHTAVWTPDVESVSDQLRPGEPERENVAQWMDWYFDDAHLCGSLTIEDMGCGYYRQLIVSGSGRNQLWENLPAADCGIVPTMFQGAIAEFSSYYEHAIEQILKDLRGRA from the coding sequence ATGAGTCGTAGGAAAGATGTGTGGCGCCTCCTTCGAACAGAGCTGGAAGCGGTTGCCGCTTTACGTGGTTGCGAGCCCCATCAAAGATTAAAAGGAGCGGGCAGCTTCTTACAGGTCGAACCACGCCTGTCTGAGCAAGCATTGAGTCAGATGCAAGAGGAAATCGGAGTGGAACTCCCGGACAGTTACGCGCAGTTTCTCACTGAATTTGGCAACGGATTTTCCTCTTCTGGATACTTCATAAGTGGCGTGCTGTCTTTACAAGAGGCTACTCGTTCTATCTGCTGGGATATGAGAACTGACTTCCCTCACACTGCTGTATGGACCCCTGATGTTGAAAGTGTCTCAGATCAACTGCGCCCAGGAGAGCCGGAACGAGAGAACGTGGCTCAATGGATGGATTGGTATTTCGATGATGCTCATCTTTGCGGTTCTTTGACGATAGAAGACATGGGATGCGGCTACTACCGCCAGCTCATTGTTTCGGGATCAGGACGCAATCAACTCTGGGAAAACCTTCCAGCAGCTGATTGCGGCATCGTACCCACTATGTTTCAAGGTGCCATAGCTGAATTCTCTTCGTATTACGAGCACGCTATAGAGCAAATACTCAAAGATTTAAGGGGAAGAGCGTGA
- the argH gene encoding argininosuccinate lyase produces MTQHDKKLWGGRFAEATDGLVELFNASVGFDQRLAEQDIQGSLAHVAMLGQVGILSAGEVEQITDGLHAVLTDIRAGTFEWRLDREDVHMNVEAALRDRIGPVAGKLHTARSRNDQVAVDFRLFTKQAALDLAEKIRALRAVMLSEAEKHLPGEVILPGYTHLQVAQPILLSHWFMAYVAMLERDEGRFRDAAARMDESPLGSSALAGTPWPIDRHATAAALGFARPTANSLDGVGSRDFALEFLSAGAILGAHLSRLSEELILYSTFEFGFLTLPDSHTTGSSIMPQKKNPDVSELARGKAGRLFGNLMGLLTVVKGTPLAYNKDLQEDKEGVFDSYDTLSIVLRLYADMLPKTVWHADVTRAAAARGYSTATDVADFLARQDVPFREAHEVVGGLVGLASRSGRQLWELTEEELRAAHPLLGAEVAQALTVEQSVKGRASYGGTAPERVREAIENARRALEGERR; encoded by the coding sequence GTGACCCAACACGATAAAAAACTCTGGGGCGGCCGTTTTGCCGAGGCCACCGACGGGCTGGTGGAACTGTTCAACGCTTCTGTCGGCTTCGACCAGCGCCTTGCCGAGCAGGACATTCAGGGCTCGCTGGCGCATGTGGCGATGCTGGGGCAGGTGGGCATTCTGAGTGCCGGGGAAGTGGAGCAGATTACGGATGGGCTTCACGCTGTCCTGACCGACATCCGCGCCGGCACCTTCGAGTGGCGCCTGGACCGCGAAGACGTGCACATGAACGTGGAAGCCGCCCTGCGCGACCGCATTGGGCCGGTGGCGGGCAAGCTGCACACCGCGCGCAGCCGCAACGATCAGGTGGCGGTGGATTTCCGCCTGTTTACCAAGCAGGCCGCCCTCGATCTGGCTGAGAAAATCCGCGCCCTGCGGGCCGTGATGCTCTCGGAAGCCGAAAAACACCTGCCCGGCGAGGTGATTCTGCCCGGCTACACCCACCTGCAAGTGGCGCAGCCCATCTTGCTGTCGCACTGGTTCATGGCCTATGTGGCGATGCTGGAACGCGATGAAGGGCGTTTTCGTGACGCCGCCGCGCGCATGGACGAGTCGCCGCTGGGGTCCTCGGCGCTGGCGGGCACGCCCTGGCCCATTGACCGCCACGCCACGGCCGCCGCACTGGGGTTTGCCCGGCCCACCGCCAACAGTCTGGACGGCGTGGGCAGCCGCGACTTTGCGCTGGAATTCCTGAGCGCCGGCGCGATTCTGGGCGCGCACCTCTCGCGCCTCAGTGAAGAACTGATTCTGTACTCCACCTTTGAATTCGGCTTTCTCACGCTGCCGGACAGCCACACCACCGGCTCCAGCATCATGCCGCAGAAGAAAAACCCGGATGTCTCCGAACTGGCGCGGGGCAAGGCAGGGCGCCTTTTTGGCAACCTGATGGGCCTGCTGACCGTGGTCAAGGGTACGCCGCTGGCCTACAACAAGGATTTGCAGGAGGACAAGGAGGGCGTGTTCGACTCCTACGACACTCTCAGCATCGTGCTGCGCCTGTACGCCGACATGCTGCCCAAAACGGTGTGGCACGCCGACGTGACCAGGGCGGCGGCGGCGCGCGGGTATTCCACCGCCACCGATGTGGCCGACTTTCTGGCCCGGCAGGATGTGCCCTTCCGCGAGGCGCACGAGGTCGTGGGTGGGCTGGTGGGGCTGGCCAGCCGTTCGGGCCGCCAGCTGTGGGAGCTGACCGAAGAGGAACTGCGCGCCGCCCACCCGCTGCTGGGCGCGGAAGTGGCCCAGGCGCTGACGGTCGAGCAGAGTGTGAAAGGCCGTGCCAGTTACGGCGGCACCGCCCCAGAGCGGGTGCGCGAGGCAATCGAGAACGCGCGCCGGGCCCTGGAAGGGGAGAGGAGGTAA
- a CDS encoding GNAT family N-acetyltransferase, with protein MTDSSVQIRLASPTDKDTVCRVFREAGLDTDAALAEGTTYWVMERGGQAVGAIGLEHGQGASLLRGAAVLPEARGGGLGRRLIMSALEYAQGRGDRTLYLFSKGGDWTHFGFQQVPLAVVMGDIPDAPQIQAYRARGDRPGGTTWMRTLG; from the coding sequence ATGACCGATTCCAGTGTTCAGATTCGCCTGGCCAGCCCCACCGACAAGGACACCGTCTGCCGCGTGTTTCGCGAGGCAGGCCTGGACACCGACGCCGCGCTGGCCGAAGGCACCACCTACTGGGTGATGGAGCGTGGTGGGCAGGCCGTGGGGGCCATTGGGCTGGAACACGGCCAGGGGGCCTCGCTGCTGCGCGGCGCGGCCGTGTTGCCCGAAGCCCGGGGCGGCGGCCTGGGGCGGCGCCTGATCATGAGCGCCCTGGAATATGCCCAGGGCCGGGGCGACCGCACCCTGTACCTGTTTTCCAAGGGCGGCGACTGGACCCACTTCGGCTTTCAGCAGGTGCCCCTGGCCGTCGTGATGGGCGACATCCCCGACGCACCCCAGATTCAGGCCTACCGCGCCCGGGGCGATCGGCCGGGCGGCACGACCTGGATGCGTACGCTGGGGTAA
- the carA gene encoding glutamine-hydrolyzing carbamoyl-phosphate synthase small subunit — MIRKERAILALEDGTVYRGYAFGHRGETVGEVVFNTSMTGYQEIMTDPSYNGQIVTITYPHVGNYGVAIYDMESNKPYVRGFISREFSGEYSNHRAQQSLEAFMQQYGVVSIQGIDTRALVRRLRTGGVVKGVIAHRSYTHPEDAYGEFTPAEEQVYVQRARDHQDIDGHDMTREVTTALPYAFPTLRHGKRVVLMDFGIKHTIIERLAEVGIEPIVVPAHTTPAQIMALQPHGLFLSNGPGDPAPLEYAHKTAWELMGLLPTFGICLGHQILGLAAGGQTFKMKFGHRGGNQPVKNLLTGNVEITSQNHGYAVDLDSIPNGAFVATHINLNDGTLEGMAHARYPVFSVQYHPEASPGPHDSRYLFDRFIEEIDAFDGGTGTPIAKALPGRLGV; from the coding sequence ATGATCAGAAAAGAGCGGGCCATCCTGGCCCTGGAAGACGGCACCGTATACCGGGGCTACGCCTTCGGGCACCGGGGCGAAACCGTGGGCGAGGTGGTGTTCAACACCTCCATGACCGGCTACCAGGAGATCATGACCGATCCCTCGTACAACGGGCAGATCGTGACCATCACCTACCCGCATGTGGGCAATTACGGCGTGGCGATCTACGACATGGAGAGCAACAAGCCCTACGTGCGCGGCTTTATCTCGCGCGAATTCAGTGGCGAGTACTCCAACCACCGCGCCCAGCAGTCGCTCGAAGCCTTTATGCAGCAGTACGGGGTCGTGTCCATTCAGGGCATTGACACCCGCGCGCTGGTGCGGCGGCTGCGCACGGGTGGGGTGGTCAAGGGTGTGATTGCCCACCGCTCCTACACCCACCCGGAAGATGCGTACGGCGAGTTCACGCCCGCCGAGGAACAGGTGTACGTGCAGCGCGCCCGCGACCACCAGGACATTGACGGGCACGACATGACCCGTGAAGTGACCACCGCCCTGCCCTACGCCTTTCCCACCCTGCGGCACGGCAAGCGCGTGGTCCTGATGGACTTCGGGATCAAGCACACCATCATCGAGCGGCTGGCCGAGGTGGGCATTGAGCCCATCGTGGTGCCGGCCCACACCACACCGGCGCAGATCATGGCGCTGCAGCCGCACGGCCTGTTTCTGAGCAATGGCCCCGGTGACCCAGCCCCGCTGGAATATGCCCACAAGACCGCCTGGGAACTCATGGGCCTGCTGCCCACCTTCGGCATCTGCCTGGGCCACCAGATTCTGGGGTTGGCCGCAGGAGGTCAGACCTTCAAGATGAAGTTCGGGCACCGGGGCGGCAACCAGCCCGTGAAGAATCTATTAACAGGAAATGTGGAGATCACCTCGCAGAACCACGGCTACGCGGTGGACCTGGATTCGATTCCCAACGGGGCCTTTGTGGCCACCCATATCAACCTGAACGACGGCACGCTGGAAGGCATGGCGCACGCGCGCTACCCGGTGTTTTCGGTGCAGTACCACCCCGAGGCCAGCCCGGGTCCGCACGACAGCCGCTACCTGTTTGACCGTTTCATTGAAGAGATTGACGCCTTTGATGGGGGCACTGGTACCCCCATTGCCAAAGCGCTTCCTGGCCGACTTGGGGTTTGA
- a CDS encoding HIT family protein — translation MDVTIALNGTLLAARQKEWAEHLAAPHENPLLPNEAGQLNGNGFTLQNELCVYSQLKPEYAEGLPYSGIIVTRRPCETVFDLTPEEASAVHALLAEVRAHLDATVKPDGYTVGWNVYPAGGQHIPHVHLHVIPRWATDAAAGAGVRYFLKAAAKADQARRR, via the coding sequence GTGGACGTCACCATCGCCCTGAACGGCACGCTGCTGGCGGCCCGGCAGAAAGAGTGGGCCGAGCATCTGGCCGCGCCGCACGAGAATCCGCTGCTGCCCAACGAGGCTGGGCAACTGAACGGCAACGGCTTCACCCTGCAGAACGAGCTCTGTGTCTACAGTCAGCTGAAACCCGAATATGCCGAGGGCTTGCCTTACTCCGGCATCATCGTGACGAGGCGCCCCTGCGAGACCGTCTTTGACCTCACCCCCGAAGAAGCCAGCGCCGTGCACGCCCTGCTGGCCGAGGTCCGGGCGCATCTGGACGCCACCGTGAAGCCCGACGGCTACACCGTGGGCTGGAACGTCTACCCGGCGGGTGGGCAGCACATCCCCCACGTTCACCTGCACGTCATTCCGCGCTGGGCCACCGACGCCGCCGCGGGGGCCGGGGTGCGCTACTTCCTGAAAGCCGCAGCGAAGGCCGATCAGGCGCGACGACGATGA
- a CDS encoding DUF11 domain-containing protein — MKRSWTICTLLAALAAGTASAAGTPAGTVITNTAEIVFTPEGGTTPNPPIPSNPVTTTVLPVPSFTITPNDGSPDRTVPDYTRPGQTATARPGDTVSFAYTLTNTGNVPNEAYDLTNTPDPAGTVKTPDNIRFYAASADTNSDNTLSDAEIAAATAITSISGVAMDQSVKFFQVYTVPTAAANTDRYGADPTGNRRDNPAFNNDPSVPRDANNSNVTAVARNDSALIGPRNDPDGNGNPVTPPYTSPEGLTITPSANDTQTAQAIATTTAITFTNTVQNTGNRPDVLDITTSLAGFPAGATVTLLRPDGTPLPDTDSDGTPDVGSVAPGATADLLVRVTFPAGGAPTAPTTAPTVTVITTSSNDPSKSDTTRDIVNLPGLSFGNPTPTPGGNPGTPGTPETGQPGNPGSPVIPPSVCTSTTAPTRTSIAMEIANLGSATDTFDVSGTAPIRLVDGSTVTVNVAYFRDNNGNKVFDAGDAALTDTNGNGVADTGPLAPGAELKLVAVVDVPCAASAQVITLTQRATSPSTGVSVPDTNDTVVVGKTPVGAPTKSVDKAEARPGERLTYTIIGKNTSNANVTKAFIRDTLPANTKFVSFTATSTAAGTVLYSTNGTSWSAAAITAPQNDGVTVYAGVDTNGNGTIDTGDILAPGQTITGTFVVEVK; from the coding sequence ATGAAGAGATCCTGGACCATCTGCACCCTGCTGGCCGCACTGGCCGCCGGCACCGCCTCCGCCGCCGGCACGCCTGCGGGCACTGTGATCACCAACACGGCCGAGATCGTGTTCACGCCTGAAGGCGGCACGACGCCCAACCCCCCCATTCCCTCCAACCCGGTCACCACGACCGTGCTGCCGGTGCCCAGCTTTACCATCACCCCCAACGACGGCAGCCCCGACCGCACGGTGCCGGACTACACCCGTCCCGGCCAGACCGCCACGGCGCGGCCCGGCGACACCGTGAGCTTTGCCTACACGCTGACCAACACCGGCAACGTGCCGAACGAAGCCTACGACCTGACCAACACCCCCGACCCCGCCGGCACGGTGAAGACCCCGGATAACATCCGCTTCTACGCTGCCAGCGCCGACACCAACAGCGACAACACGCTGAGCGACGCCGAAATCGCCGCCGCCACCGCCATCACCTCCATCTCGGGCGTGGCGATGGACCAGAGCGTGAAGTTCTTCCAGGTGTACACGGTGCCCACGGCCGCCGCCAACACCGACCGCTACGGCGCCGACCCCACCGGCAACCGCCGCGACAACCCGGCGTTCAACAACGACCCCAGCGTGCCGCGTGACGCCAACAACTCGAACGTTACCGCCGTGGCCCGCAACGACTCGGCGCTCATCGGGCCGCGCAACGACCCGGACGGCAACGGCAACCCCGTGACCCCACCCTACACCAGCCCCGAAGGGCTGACCATTACGCCCAGCGCCAACGACACACAGACCGCGCAGGCGATTGCCACCACCACGGCCATCACCTTCACGAACACCGTGCAGAACACCGGCAACCGCCCCGACGTGCTGGACATCACCACCAGCCTCGCGGGCTTCCCGGCGGGCGCGACCGTGACGCTGCTGAGGCCCGACGGCACCCCGCTGCCCGACACCGACAGCGACGGCACCCCCGACGTGGGCAGCGTGGCCCCCGGCGCCACCGCCGACCTGCTGGTGCGCGTGACCTTCCCGGCCGGCGGCGCTCCCACCGCGCCCACCACGGCGCCCACGGTCACGGTGATCACCACCTCCAGCAACGACCCCAGCAAGAGCGACACCACCCGCGACATCGTGAACCTGCCGGGCCTGTCCTTCGGCAACCCCACGCCCACCCCGGGCGGCAACCCCGGCACCCCCGGCACCCCCGAAACGGGCCAGCCCGGCAACCCCGGTTCGCCGGTGATTCCGCCCAGCGTGTGCACCAGCACCACGGCGCCCACCCGCACCAGCATTGCCATGGAAATTGCCAACCTGGGCAGCGCCACCGACACCTTCGACGTGAGCGGCACCGCGCCCATCCGTCTGGTGGACGGCAGCACCGTGACGGTGAATGTGGCGTACTTCCGCGACAACAACGGCAACAAGGTGTTCGACGCGGGTGACGCCGCCCTGACCGATACCAACGGCAACGGCGTGGCCGACACCGGTCCGCTGGCCCCCGGCGCCGAACTGAAGCTGGTGGCCGTGGTGGACGTGCCCTGCGCCGCCAGCGCCCAGGTCATCACCCTGACCCAGCGCGCCACCTCGCCCTCCACCGGTGTGTCGGTGCCCGACACCAACGACACGGTCGTGGTGGGCAAGACCCCGGTGGGCGCCCCCACCAAGAGCGTGGACAAGGCCGAAGCCAGGCCCGGCGAGCGCCTGACCTACACGATCATCGGCAAGAACACCTCCAACGCCAACGTGACCAAGGCATTTATCCGCGACACGCTGCCTGCGAACACCAAGTTCGTGAGCTTCACCGCCACCAGCACGGCCGCTGGCACGGTGCTGTACTCCACCAACGGCACGAGCTGGAGCGCCGCCGCCATCACGGCGCCCCAGAACGACGGCGTGACGGTGTACGCGGGCGTGGACACCAACGGCAACGGCACCATTGACACCGGCGACATCCTGGCCCCCGGCCAGACCATCACCGGCACCTTCGTTGTCGAAGTGAAGTAA
- a CDS encoding DUF7933 domain-containing protein has product MRKNPSVLKTLAALALTLLSPAFAAGTPAGTVIENQATLEFTPEGGPPTSIPTPPVTTVVQPICAVSVVPSGTVAQPGQSFSLLPGESATLRYTLTNAGNAANTVNLRAAVEAASQFTPGGLAIRADSNGNGVLDDSDAAVQSVTLAADASATLFVPATTAASNRGDAFVNLIASCATNASGRPGETDDDNVGRIRVGEPPELTLTKTFSPVNPIFTQSLKPQAVGTLPELRPGQETDVILTARNTGAGASRPVTITDFLNTPDMRDFVFISGSARVQGSGVLEYSADGTAWTGTETSPVAAIRVRTESLAPGATLTLSFRLRAPADATGTRRNVGLLRSGDIAVDAPADVVLRYTPAIALGPISNPQALPGGELSEDDKQTKQVALIGQEVCFPHTVQNLGDRPDTITVTGRAARGQATIRFTERDGTPITEPFRVPELAPQATKDFNACYLIRSGSVSSALEELRIELRAQSSRGAPDNLTVDVVLSVAQNLLSPVKTGSAGSGLVAPGQEITYTLSFTNAQSFALTGVVIRDNLRNLRILDAGGNLIRTDALEFISADQGGVLEGDTVVWRFTRLNPGEAVTLTLRARVPQSTPDGALAVNTFTVVSAEVPEPTESNPVQNGVFNQANLSMVKTSSPDRVAYGQTITYTFTVTNRSATAALQTIRVQDTLPAGLVYIEGSSRLNGTPIVPTVTGRTYVWEIPGLAPGASAVITFDAEVTPEAGTQIRNSAIATAISNNGQTQTPVSSAVNTIDPLIFGRTTADVVGYVFLDTNRNGIYDRGTDIPYQNARVILAGGRIALTDAQGRYHFRNLVEGTHALRLDPNSVWAQNLSVPQDAGRPGSRLVYVRSLTSVDFPLAPDYGEIAVIRDTTLRVAAGLPLQTPQTLTIRKQVFAGEVAGEYRVQLILSSSADLSAVRVDDPLPAGAELIDGQNVLTYDTLPGGERAVTYRFRWTGDPKGAVTDPTASWRY; this is encoded by the coding sequence GTGCGCAAAAACCCTTCGGTGCTCAAGACGCTCGCGGCGCTGGCGCTGACCCTGCTCAGCCCGGCGTTCGCGGCCGGCACGCCCGCCGGAACGGTGATTGAAAACCAGGCCACCCTGGAATTCACCCCGGAAGGCGGCCCCCCCACCTCGATTCCCACCCCGCCGGTCACCACCGTGGTGCAGCCGATCTGCGCGGTCAGTGTGGTGCCCAGCGGCACCGTGGCCCAGCCGGGGCAGAGCTTTAGCCTGTTACCCGGCGAGAGCGCGACCCTGCGTTACACCCTGACGAATGCGGGCAACGCCGCCAACACGGTGAACCTGCGCGCCGCCGTGGAGGCCGCCTCGCAGTTCACGCCCGGCGGCCTGGCCATCCGTGCCGACAGCAACGGCAACGGCGTGCTGGACGACAGCGACGCGGCGGTGCAGAGCGTGACCCTGGCCGCTGACGCCAGCGCCACGCTGTTTGTGCCCGCCACCACGGCGGCCAGCAACCGGGGCGACGCCTTTGTGAACCTGATCGCCAGTTGCGCCACGAACGCCTCCGGGCGCCCCGGCGAGACCGATGACGACAACGTGGGCCGTATCCGCGTGGGCGAGCCGCCCGAGCTGACGCTGACCAAGACCTTCAGCCCGGTGAACCCCATTTTCACCCAGAGCCTGAAGCCCCAGGCCGTGGGGACCCTGCCCGAACTGCGCCCTGGCCAGGAAACCGACGTGATTCTGACCGCGCGCAACACCGGCGCCGGCGCCTCGCGCCCGGTCACGATCACGGACTTCCTGAACACGCCCGATATGCGCGACTTCGTGTTCATCAGCGGCAGCGCGCGTGTGCAGGGCAGCGGGGTGCTGGAATACAGCGCCGACGGCACAGCCTGGACCGGCACGGAAACCAGCCCGGTGGCCGCCATTCGCGTGCGCACCGAGAGTCTGGCCCCCGGCGCGACCCTCACCCTGAGCTTCCGCCTGCGCGCTCCGGCCGACGCCACCGGCACCCGGCGCAACGTGGGCCTGCTGCGCAGCGGTGACATTGCCGTGGACGCCCCGGCCGACGTGGTCCTGCGCTACACCCCGGCCATTGCTCTGGGCCCCATCAGCAACCCGCAGGCCCTGCCGGGCGGCGAGCTGAGCGAGGACGACAAGCAGACCAAGCAGGTGGCCCTGATTGGCCAGGAGGTGTGCTTCCCCCACACTGTGCAGAACCTGGGTGACCGCCCCGATACCATCACGGTCACCGGGCGCGCCGCGCGCGGACAGGCCACCATCCGCTTTACCGAGCGCGACGGCACGCCGATCACTGAGCCCTTCCGGGTGCCCGAGCTGGCCCCGCAGGCCACCAAGGATTTCAACGCCTGTTACCTGATTCGCAGCGGCAGTGTCAGCTCTGCGCTGGAAGAACTGCGCATTGAGCTGCGCGCCCAGAGCAGCCGGGGCGCGCCCGACAACCTGACGGTTGACGTGGTGCTGAGCGTGGCCCAGAACCTGCTGAGCCCGGTCAAGACCGGCAGCGCGGGCAGCGGTCTGGTGGCCCCGGGCCAGGAGATCACCTACACCCTGAGCTTTACCAACGCCCAGAGCTTTGCGCTGACGGGTGTGGTGATCCGCGACAACCTGCGCAACCTGCGCATTCTGGATGCGGGCGGCAACCTCATCCGCACCGACGCGCTGGAATTCATCAGCGCGGACCAGGGCGGGGTGCTTGAAGGCGACACCGTGGTGTGGCGCTTTACCCGCCTGAACCCCGGCGAGGCCGTGACCCTGACCCTGCGTGCCCGCGTGCCCCAGAGCACGCCCGACGGCGCCCTGGCCGTGAACACCTTCACGGTGGTCAGCGCCGAGGTACCCGAGCCCACCGAGTCCAACCCCGTGCAAAACGGTGTGTTCAACCAGGCCAACCTGAGCATGGTCAAGACCAGCAGCCCCGACCGCGTGGCCTACGGACAGACCATCACCTACACCTTCACGGTGACCAACCGCAGCGCAACAGCCGCCCTGCAGACCATCCGCGTGCAGGACACCCTGCCGGCGGGCCTGGTGTACATCGAGGGCAGCAGCCGCCTGAACGGCACGCCGATTGTGCCCACGGTCACGGGCCGCACCTATGTCTGGGAGATTCCGGGCCTGGCCCCCGGTGCCAGCGCCGTGATCACTTTCGACGCCGAGGTGACGCCGGAGGCCGGCACCCAGATCCGCAACAGCGCCATCGCCACGGCCATCAGCAACAACGGCCAGACCCAGACGCCGGTGAGCAGCGCCGTGAACACCATTGACCCCCTGATCTTCGGGCGCACCACCGCCGACGTGGTGGGCTACGTGTTCCTGGACACCAACCGCAACGGCATCTACGACCGGGGCACCGACATTCCCTACCAGAACGCCCGGGTGATCCTGGCCGGCGGGCGGATTGCACTGACCGACGCCCAGGGCCGCTACCACTTCCGCAACCTCGTGGAGGGCACCCACGCCCTGCGCCTGGACCCCAACTCGGTGTGGGCGCAGAACCTCTCGGTGCCGCAGGATGCGGGCCGCCCTGGCAGCCGCCTGGTGTACGTGCGCAGCCTCACCAGTGTGGATTTCCCGCTGGCCCCGGACTACGGCGAGATTGCCGTGATCCGCGACACCACCCTGCGCGTGGCTGCTGGCCTGCCGCTGCAGACCCCCCAGACCCTGACCATCCGCAAGCAGGTGTTTGCGGGCGAGGTGGCCGGCGAGTACCGCGTGCAGCTGATTCTGAGCAGCAGCGCCGACCTGAGCGCGGTGCGCGTGGATGACCCGCTGCCAGCCGGCGCCGAGCTGATTGACGGCCAGAACGTCCTGACCTACGACACCCTGCCGGGGGGCGAGCGAGCGGTGACCTACCGCTTCCGCTGGACCGGCGACCCCAAAGGCGCCGTGACCGACCCGACGGCGAGCTGGAGGTACTGA
- a CDS encoding N-acetyltransferase, which translates to MTLALDSIAVPDLHPDAPLHPRKAKLSDIEAIHELIGYWAARGLMLVRSRALLAETIRDFHLVMAEPCGDKPGGLAGVCGLHLLAPDLAEVRGLAIHPHMQGRGLGKQLVEACEAEARAMDLPALFAWTYQQGFFEKCGFVRIDKTNLHPKVWSECQRCAFFENCNEIAMFRALS; encoded by the coding sequence ATGACCCTCGCCCTCGATTCCATCGCCGTTCCCGACCTGCACCCGGACGCCCCGCTGCATCCGCGCAAGGCGAAGCTCTCGGACATAGAGGCCATTCACGAACTCATCGGGTACTGGGCGGCGCGGGGGCTGATGCTGGTGCGCTCGCGCGCCCTGCTGGCCGAGACCATCCGGGACTTTCATCTGGTCATGGCAGAGCCCTGCGGGGACAAACCCGGCGGGCTGGCCGGGGTGTGCGGCCTGCACCTGCTGGCCCCCGATCTGGCCGAGGTGCGTGGCCTGGCCATTCACCCCCATATGCAGGGCCGTGGCCTGGGCAAGCAACTGGTGGAAGCCTGCGAGGCCGAAGCGCGCGCCATGGATCTGCCGGCGCTGTTTGCCTGGACCTACCAGCAGGGCTTTTTCGAGAAGTGCGGTTTTGTCCGAATTGACAAGACGAACCTGCATCCCAAGGTCTGGTCCGAGTGCCAGCGCTGCGCCTTTTTCGAGAACTGCAACGAGATCGCCATGTTCAGGGCGCTGTCGTGA